From Stenotrophomonas maltophilia, a single genomic window includes:
- a CDS encoding RelA/SpoT family protein: MNPGPTAKVAAAATAAVPDYVLQLERAAHYLPPEQLPLLRRAWEVGSAAHAGQTRKSGEPYITHPVAVAQVLAELGLDVEALIAAILHDTIEDTPLTREELASEFGEAVAELVDGVTKLDKLKFRDRQEAAAESFRKMLLAMSRDLRVIMIKLADRLHNMRTLGAQSREARGRIARETLEIYAPIAQRLGMSLVKSELQNLGFKALYPWRHAIIEKHIRSQPVVRREAMAQVEVQLSQRLAKEGIEHRLISRIKTPWSIYNKMRDENKSFDQVMDVFGFRLVVRSVPSCYHALGSVHATFKPLDGRFRDFIAIPKANGYQSLHTVLFGPYGSPIEVQIRTEEMDLIAERGVAAHWTYKFGGDSPNSAQSRAHAWIVELIDSQRAAGSSLEFLDNVKVDLFPDEVYLFTPKGKILALPRNSTALDFAYAVHTDVGNMAVASRVDKKLVPLRTKLVSGQSVEIITARSATPKPQWLEFVVTSKARTAIRHQLKQLEHEDAVQLGHRMLDRALEAMDSSLERLPKGRLDAFLAEHRFPRLEALLAEVALGNWMPTQAAQALMAYAELRGGPHSRHHSQEKILINGSERGVVTFAGCCQPIPGDEIMGYHTAGKGIVVHRMDCPNLAELRKSPERWVPIGWDTTVSGDYDTSLVVEVENGTGVLAQLAAAIAQSHSNIERVDYLDRDFNAAVLAFNIQVRDRNHLAEVMRRLRRLSVVQSVRRQ, from the coding sequence ATGAACCCAGGCCCCACTGCCAAGGTCGCCGCAGCCGCCACTGCCGCCGTACCCGACTACGTCCTCCAGCTTGAACGCGCCGCCCATTACCTGCCGCCGGAGCAGCTGCCGCTGCTGCGCCGTGCCTGGGAAGTCGGATCCGCCGCGCACGCTGGGCAGACGCGCAAGTCGGGCGAGCCCTATATCACCCATCCGGTGGCCGTGGCCCAGGTGCTGGCCGAGCTGGGCCTGGACGTGGAAGCACTGATCGCCGCGATCCTGCACGACACCATCGAAGACACCCCGCTGACCCGTGAGGAACTGGCCTCGGAGTTCGGCGAAGCCGTGGCCGAACTGGTCGACGGCGTGACCAAGCTGGACAAGCTGAAGTTCCGCGACCGCCAGGAAGCGGCCGCCGAGAGCTTCCGCAAGATGCTGCTGGCGATGTCGCGCGACCTGCGCGTGATCATGATCAAGCTGGCCGACCGCCTGCACAACATGCGCACGCTGGGCGCGCAGAGCCGCGAGGCACGTGGCCGCATCGCCCGCGAGACGCTGGAGATCTACGCACCGATCGCCCAGCGCCTGGGCATGAGCCTGGTCAAGAGCGAACTGCAGAACCTCGGGTTCAAGGCGCTGTATCCGTGGCGCCACGCGATCATCGAAAAGCACATCCGCAGCCAGCCGGTGGTGCGCCGCGAAGCGATGGCGCAGGTGGAAGTGCAGTTGTCGCAGCGCCTGGCCAAGGAAGGGATCGAGCATCGGCTGATCAGCCGCATCAAGACCCCGTGGAGCATCTACAACAAGATGCGCGACGAGAACAAATCCTTCGACCAGGTGATGGACGTGTTCGGCTTCCGCCTGGTCGTGCGCAGCGTGCCCAGCTGTTACCACGCGCTGGGTTCGGTGCATGCCACCTTCAAGCCGCTGGATGGGCGCTTCCGCGATTTCATCGCCATTCCCAAGGCCAACGGTTACCAGTCGCTGCATACCGTGCTGTTCGGGCCCTACGGTTCGCCCATCGAAGTGCAGATCCGCACCGAAGAGATGGACCTGATCGCCGAACGCGGCGTGGCCGCGCACTGGACCTACAAGTTCGGTGGTGATTCGCCCAACAGCGCGCAGAGCCGTGCCCACGCCTGGATCGTCGAGCTGATCGATTCGCAGCGCGCCGCCGGTTCCTCGCTGGAGTTCCTCGACAACGTCAAGGTCGACCTGTTCCCGGACGAGGTCTACCTGTTCACCCCGAAGGGCAAGATCCTGGCCCTGCCGCGCAACTCCACCGCGCTCGATTTCGCCTATGCCGTGCATACCGATGTCGGCAACATGGCGGTGGCCTCGCGGGTGGACAAGAAGCTGGTGCCGCTGCGCACCAAGCTGGTGTCGGGCCAGTCGGTGGAAATCATCACCGCGCGCTCGGCCACGCCGAAACCGCAGTGGCTGGAGTTCGTGGTCACCAGCAAGGCACGCACCGCCATCCGCCACCAGCTCAAGCAGCTGGAACACGAAGATGCCGTGCAGCTGGGCCATCGCATGCTCGACCGTGCGTTGGAAGCCATGGATTCCTCGCTGGAGCGGCTGCCGAAGGGGCGCCTGGATGCGTTCCTGGCCGAGCACCGCTTCCCGCGCCTGGAGGCCCTGCTGGCCGAAGTCGCGCTGGGCAACTGGATGCCGACCCAGGCCGCGCAGGCACTGATGGCCTACGCCGAACTGCGCGGTGGCCCGCATTCGCGCCACCACTCGCAGGAAAAGATCCTGATCAACGGCAGCGAACGCGGCGTGGTCACCTTCGCCGGCTGCTGCCAGCCGATTCCCGGCGACGAGATCATGGGCTACCACACCGCCGGCAAGGGCATCGTGGTGCACCGCATGGACTGCCCGAACCTGGCCGAACTGCGCAAGTCGCCCGAGCGCTGGGTGCCGATCGGCTGGGACACCACCGTCTCCGGCGACTACGACACCTCGTTGGTGGTGGAAGTGGAGAACGGCACCGGCGTGCTGGCGCAGCTGGCGGCCGCCATCGCCCAGAGCCACTCCAACATCGAGCGCGTGGACTACCTGGACCGCGACTTCAACGCCGCCGTGCTGGCGTTCAACATCCAGGTGCGCGACCGCAACCACCTGGCCGAAGTGATGCGCCGCCTGCGCCGCCTGTCGGTCGTGCAGTCGGTACGCCGCCAGTAG
- a CDS encoding RidA family protein, with amino-acid sequence MSRQIINTEKAPAAIGPYSQAVRAGNTVYFSGQIPLDPATGDIVGAGDVEAQARRAFDNLKAVAEAAGGSLDKVVRLGLYLTDLGEFAKVNAVMQDYFQAPYPARSTIEVSGLPKGANFEVDAVMVID; translated from the coding sequence ATGTCCCGCCAGATCATCAACACCGAAAAGGCTCCCGCCGCCATCGGCCCGTACTCGCAGGCCGTGCGCGCCGGCAACACCGTGTACTTCTCCGGGCAGATCCCGCTCGACCCGGCTACCGGCGACATCGTCGGCGCCGGTGACGTCGAAGCCCAGGCCCGTCGCGCCTTCGACAACCTCAAGGCCGTGGCCGAAGCCGCTGGCGGCTCGCTGGACAAGGTCGTGCGCCTGGGCCTGTACCTGACCGATCTGGGCGAGTTCGCCAAGGTCAACGCGGTCATGCAGGACTACTTCCAGGCGCCGTACCCGGCCCGTTCCACCATCGAAGTGTCCGGCCTGCCGAAGGGCGCCAACTTCGAGGTCGACGCGGTGATGGTCATCGACTGA
- the recG gene encoding ATP-dependent DNA helicase RecG, with the protein MARKAAVTPVLSPSGEASLAMLAGVGPAVAAKLQARGLATLQDLWLHLPLRYEDRTRLTRIEDLRNGVPAQVEGRVVAVERGMRYRPMLKVAVEDEGQGTLVLRFFHFRQQQVGQFAVGNRLRCFGTPKPGHLGLEIVHPSYQVLGRNDDPELGDRLDPVYPTVEGVGPMTMRKLIGQALDRLPEESTLELLPSGWLDGLKLPSLRSALLTVHRPPPDADLAALAAGTHPAQRRLAMEELLAHHLSLRRQRIALQAHHAPPLAGPGTLAKALLKQLPFALTGAQARVFKQIREDLSRPSPMLRLVQGDVGSGKTVVAALAAMLAVEQGKQVALAAPTELLAEQHLNNLRGWLEPLGVRIAWLAGKVTGKARAKVMEQVANGEAQVVVGTHALMQDAVVFQDLALAIVDEQHRFGVHQRLALRDKGAGGNSVPHQLVMTATPIPRTLAMSEYADLDVSAIDELPPGRTPVQTVALNNDRRPELIERIALACREGRQVYWVCTLIEESEELDATPAQATYESLQALLPGVRVGLVHGRLKAAEKLATMVAFKAGEIDLLVATTVIEVGVDVPNASLMVIENAERLGLAQLHQLRGRVGRGSAVSRCVLLYQAPLSQMARERLQTMRETNDGFVIAEKDLELRGPGELLGTRQTGLAGFRIADLARDAGLLPGVHDLAERLLAQQPALADRVVQRWIGTAVRYASA; encoded by the coding sequence GTGGCACGCAAGGCGGCGGTCACCCCGGTCCTGTCACCGTCCGGCGAAGCATCCCTCGCGATGCTCGCTGGCGTGGGCCCGGCCGTGGCCGCCAAACTGCAGGCGCGTGGCCTGGCCACCCTGCAGGATCTCTGGCTTCACCTGCCGCTTCGCTATGAAGACCGCACCCGGCTGACCCGCATCGAAGACCTGCGCAACGGCGTGCCGGCGCAGGTGGAAGGGCGGGTGGTCGCGGTTGAACGCGGCATGCGCTACCGGCCGATGCTGAAGGTGGCGGTGGAGGATGAAGGGCAGGGCACCCTGGTGCTGCGCTTCTTCCATTTCCGCCAGCAGCAGGTCGGCCAGTTCGCGGTCGGCAACCGGCTGCGCTGCTTTGGCACGCCCAAGCCCGGCCACCTCGGCCTGGAGATCGTCCACCCCAGCTACCAGGTGCTGGGCCGCAATGACGATCCCGAACTCGGCGACCGCCTCGACCCGGTGTATCCCACCGTCGAGGGCGTTGGCCCGATGACGATGCGCAAGCTGATCGGCCAGGCCCTGGACCGCCTGCCCGAGGAAAGCACGCTGGAACTGCTGCCCAGTGGCTGGCTGGACGGCCTCAAGCTGCCCTCCCTGCGCAGCGCGCTGCTGACCGTGCACCGGCCGCCGCCGGATGCCGACCTGGCCGCGCTGGCCGCAGGCACCCATCCGGCGCAGCGTCGCCTGGCGATGGAAGAGCTGCTGGCGCACCACCTCAGCCTGCGTCGCCAGCGCATCGCATTGCAGGCGCATCACGCGCCGCCGCTGGCCGGCCCGGGCACGCTGGCCAAAGCACTGCTGAAGCAGCTGCCGTTCGCGCTGACAGGTGCGCAGGCACGCGTGTTCAAGCAGATCCGCGAAGACCTGTCGCGGCCCAGCCCGATGCTGCGGCTGGTGCAGGGCGACGTCGGCTCCGGCAAGACCGTGGTTGCCGCGCTGGCGGCGATGCTGGCGGTGGAACAGGGCAAGCAGGTCGCATTGGCGGCGCCCACTGAACTGCTGGCCGAACAGCATCTCAACAACCTGCGCGGCTGGCTGGAACCGCTTGGCGTGCGCATCGCCTGGCTGGCCGGCAAGGTCACCGGCAAGGCGCGCGCCAAGGTGATGGAACAGGTCGCCAACGGCGAGGCGCAGGTGGTGGTCGGTACCCACGCGCTGATGCAGGACGCGGTGGTGTTCCAGGACCTGGCCCTGGCCATCGTCGATGAGCAGCACCGCTTCGGCGTGCACCAACGCCTGGCCCTGCGCGACAAGGGCGCGGGCGGCAACAGCGTGCCACACCAGTTGGTGATGACCGCAACGCCGATTCCGCGCACGCTGGCGATGTCCGAGTACGCGGATCTGGACGTGTCGGCCATCGACGAACTGCCGCCCGGCCGCACGCCGGTGCAGACCGTGGCACTCAACAACGACCGTCGCCCCGAGCTGATCGAGCGCATCGCGCTGGCCTGCCGGGAAGGGCGGCAGGTGTACTGGGTGTGCACGCTCATCGAGGAAAGCGAAGAGCTGGATGCCACGCCCGCGCAGGCCACCTACGAATCGCTGCAGGCGCTGCTGCCGGGCGTGCGCGTCGGGCTGGTGCATGGCCGCCTGAAGGCGGCCGAGAAGCTGGCGACGATGGTGGCGTTCAAGGCCGGCGAGATCGACCTGCTGGTGGCGACCACCGTCATCGAAGTGGGCGTGGACGTACCCAATGCCTCGCTGATGGTGATCGAGAACGCCGAGCGGCTGGGCCTGGCCCAGCTGCACCAGCTGCGTGGCCGTGTCGGCCGTGGATCGGCCGTGTCGCGCTGCGTGCTGCTGTACCAGGCGCCGCTCTCGCAGATGGCGCGCGAGCGCCTGCAGACCATGCGCGAAACCAACGATGGTTTCGTCATCGCCGAGAAGGACCTGGAGCTGCGCGGCCCCGGCGAACTGCTCGGCACCCGCCAGACCGGACTGGCCGGATTCCGCATCGCCGACCTGGCCCGCGACGCCGGCCTGCTGCCCGGCGTGCACGACCTCGCCGAACGCCTGCTGGCCCAGCAACCCGCACTGGCCGACCGCGTGGTGCAGCGCTGGATCGGCACCGCCGTGCGCTACGCCTCGGCGTAA
- the gmk gene encoding guanylate kinase, whose amino-acid sequence MSAPSPSSDAVARGTLYIVAAPSGAGKSSIVNATLARDPQIALSISFTSRAMRPGEVNGQHYHFVSAEKFEQMIAAGDFFEHAWVHGDWKGTARQSVEPQLAAGQDVLLEIDWQGAQQVRQLVPGTVTVFILPPSKQALQDRMRKRGQDSEAVIAQRLGAARDEMLHFNEFDYVIVNEVFDTAVDELCAIFTASRLRREAQKVRHAGLIQALLTPDPGATD is encoded by the coding sequence ATGAGCGCCCCGTCACCTTCGTCGGACGCCGTCGCGCGCGGCACGCTGTACATCGTTGCCGCCCCCTCCGGCGCCGGCAAGAGCAGCATCGTCAACGCCACGCTGGCGCGTGATCCGCAGATCGCCCTGTCGATTTCCTTCACTTCGCGTGCGATGCGCCCGGGTGAAGTGAACGGCCAGCACTACCATTTCGTCAGTGCCGAAAAGTTCGAGCAGATGATCGCCGCCGGCGATTTCTTCGAGCATGCCTGGGTGCACGGCGACTGGAAGGGCACCGCCCGGCAGTCGGTGGAACCGCAGCTGGCCGCCGGCCAGGACGTGCTGCTGGAGATCGACTGGCAGGGCGCGCAGCAGGTGCGCCAGCTGGTGCCGGGCACGGTCACCGTGTTCATCCTGCCGCCGTCCAAGCAGGCGTTGCAGGACCGCATGCGCAAGCGTGGCCAGGACAGCGAGGCGGTCATCGCCCAGCGCCTGGGTGCGGCGCGTGACGAGATGCTGCACTTCAACGAGTTCGACTACGTGATCGTCAACGAGGTGTTCGACACCGCCGTGGACGAGCTGTGCGCCATCTTCACCGCCAGCCGCCTGCGCCGGGAGGCCCAGAAGGTCCGCCACGCCGGCCTGATCCAGGCCCTGTTGACCCCTGATCCGGGCGCAACTGACTGA
- a CDS encoding type B 50S ribosomal protein L31, with amino-acid sequence MKADIHPNYRDVVFHDVTSDFKILTRSTMATKETIQWEDGNEYPLVKVEISSASHPFYTGKHKVIDTSGRIDKFQKRYAR; translated from the coding sequence ATGAAGGCCGATATCCATCCGAACTACCGCGACGTCGTCTTCCATGACGTCACCTCCGATTTCAAGATCCTGACCCGCTCGACCATGGCGACGAAGGAAACCATCCAGTGGGAAGACGGCAACGAATACCCGCTGGTCAAGGTTGAAATTTCCTCGGCTTCGCACCCGTTCTACACGGGCAAGCACAAGGTCATCGACACCTCGGGCCGTATCGACAAGTTCCAGAAGCGCTACGCGCGCTGA
- the rpoZ gene encoding DNA-directed RNA polymerase subunit omega, translating to MARITVEDCLEVVNNRFELVMMASKRARQLANGVQATLDNSETEDKPTVLALREIAARKIDNALIDEVEKAERERAEREALEWAAAEVVADEDMSKNDD from the coding sequence ATGGCCCGCATCACCGTAGAAGATTGCCTGGAAGTCGTTAACAACCGTTTCGAACTGGTCATGATGGCTTCCAAGCGTGCCCGCCAGCTCGCCAACGGCGTGCAGGCCACGCTGGACAACAGCGAGACCGAGGACAAGCCGACCGTGCTGGCGCTGCGCGAAATCGCCGCCCGCAAGATCGACAACGCGCTGATCGACGAAGTCGAGAAGGCCGAGCGTGAGCGCGCCGAGCGCGAAGCGCTGGAGTGGGCCGCCGCCGAAGTGGTCGCCGACGAAGACATGTCCAAGAACGACGATTGA
- a CDS encoding nucleoside hydrolase produces the protein MTHKIPLLIDTDPGVDDALALLMAFADERHDVVALTIAAGNVGLQYTVRNALKLCDIVGRADVPVFAGSPDPLLHPSVDAAHVHGRDGYGDVDLAPPSRQAEAEHAALAILRLSHEHAGELMLVMLGPLTNLALALKLDPTLPQRIKRIVVMGGAVTCHGNITPAAEFNIAFDPEAAHVVFTSFKHLLVSDWEATVAHGLPLQDAEKWLQADSDRARFYELISRKTRGLSEDSKGGRWYTADAVAMAWALNPEWQLQVESRPLNVELNGTFSRGATIVDWNRQTGQPDNCDLLMAYDQQRFEALVRQALGAD, from the coding sequence ATGACCCACAAGATCCCCCTGTTGATCGACACCGACCCCGGTGTGGACGACGCCCTGGCCCTGCTGATGGCCTTTGCCGATGAACGGCATGACGTGGTCGCCCTGACCATCGCCGCCGGCAATGTCGGCCTGCAGTACACCGTCCGCAACGCCCTCAAGCTCTGCGACATCGTTGGCCGCGCCGACGTGCCGGTGTTTGCCGGCAGCCCGGATCCGCTGCTGCATCCCTCCGTCGACGCTGCCCACGTGCATGGCCGTGATGGTTACGGCGATGTGGACCTGGCGCCGCCGAGCCGCCAGGCCGAAGCCGAACATGCCGCGCTGGCCATCCTGCGCCTGTCGCACGAACACGCCGGCGAACTGATGCTGGTGATGCTCGGCCCGCTGACCAACCTGGCGCTGGCGCTGAAGCTGGACCCGACCCTGCCCCAGCGCATCAAGCGCATCGTGGTGATGGGCGGCGCGGTCACCTGCCACGGCAACATCACCCCGGCCGCCGAATTCAACATCGCGTTCGACCCGGAAGCGGCGCATGTGGTGTTCACCTCGTTCAAGCACCTGCTGGTATCGGACTGGGAAGCCACCGTCGCCCATGGCCTGCCGCTGCAGGATGCCGAGAAGTGGCTGCAGGCCGATTCCGATCGCGCCCGCTTCTACGAGCTGATCTCGCGCAAGACCCGTGGCCTGTCCGAGGACAGCAAGGGGGGCCGCTGGTATACCGCCGACGCGGTGGCCATGGCCTGGGCGTTGAACCCGGAATGGCAGCTGCAGGTCGAGTCGCGGCCGCTGAACGTGGAACTGAACGGCACGTTCAGCCGCGGTGCCACCATCGTCGACTGGAACCGCCAGACCGGCCAGCCGGACAACTGCGATCTGCTGATGGCCTACGACCAGCAGCGTTTCGAGGCCCTGGTACGCCAGGCCCTGGGCGCGGACTGA
- a CDS encoding citrate synthase: protein MSDLDQVTLNAGDKSVVLPVIKPTLGNDCVDIAKLTKETGYFTYDSGFTATASCKSAITYIDGDKGVLLYRGYPIEQLSEKSSYVEVAYLLINGERPSAEQLKAFTDELAAEANVDESINTLIGSFAKDAHPMAILTAAIAQLSGIYHASLDLSDAEQRRQAAVRLIAKVPTLSALIYRHGKGLPANKPDTSLDYVSRFLKQTFESADGQYELNQDVVKALDLLFILHADHEQNASTSTVRLVGSTGANPYASVAAGVTALWGPAHGGANEAVLKMLEEIGTADNVESAVLKAKDKTSGFRLMGFGHRVYKNFDPRAKVIGEMTGKVLKQLGVQDPLLDVAVKLEQAALQDEYFVARKLYPNVDFYSGIIYKALQIPTEMFTVMFALGRTSGWVSHWLEQQVDPEMKIGRPRQVYTGSDVRDYQG, encoded by the coding sequence GTGTCCGATCTTGATCAGGTCACGCTCAACGCCGGCGATAAGTCCGTCGTTCTGCCCGTCATCAAACCCACCCTTGGCAACGACTGCGTCGACATCGCGAAGCTGACCAAGGAAACGGGGTATTTCACCTACGATTCCGGCTTCACCGCGACGGCCAGCTGCAAGTCCGCCATCACCTACATCGACGGCGACAAGGGCGTGCTGCTGTACCGCGGCTACCCGATCGAACAGCTGTCGGAAAAGTCGAGCTACGTCGAAGTGGCCTACCTGCTGATCAACGGCGAGCGCCCGAGCGCCGAGCAGCTGAAGGCCTTCACCGACGAGCTGGCGGCCGAAGCCAATGTCGATGAGTCGATCAACACCCTGATCGGCAGCTTCGCCAAGGATGCCCACCCGATGGCCATCCTGACCGCCGCCATCGCGCAGCTGTCGGGCATCTACCACGCCTCGCTGGACCTGTCCGACGCCGAACAGCGCCGCCAGGCTGCCGTGCGCCTGATCGCCAAGGTGCCGACCCTGTCGGCGCTGATCTACCGCCACGGCAAGGGCCTGCCGGCCAACAAGCCGGACACCTCGCTGGATTACGTCAGCCGCTTCCTGAAGCAGACCTTCGAGTCGGCCGACGGCCAGTACGAGCTGAACCAGGACGTGGTCAAGGCGCTGGACCTGCTGTTCATCCTGCATGCCGACCACGAGCAGAACGCGTCGACCTCGACCGTGCGCCTGGTCGGTTCGACCGGTGCCAACCCGTATGCGTCGGTCGCTGCGGGCGTCACCGCGCTGTGGGGTCCGGCCCACGGCGGTGCCAACGAAGCCGTGCTGAAGATGCTGGAAGAAATCGGCACTGCCGACAACGTCGAGTCCGCCGTGCTCAAGGCCAAGGACAAGACCTCCGGCTTCCGCCTGATGGGCTTCGGCCACCGCGTCTACAAGAACTTCGACCCGCGCGCCAAGGTCATCGGTGAGATGACCGGCAAGGTGCTCAAGCAGCTGGGCGTGCAGGATCCGCTGCTGGACGTGGCCGTGAAGCTGGAACAGGCCGCGCTGCAGGACGAATACTTCGTCGCCCGCAAGCTGTACCCGAACGTCGATTTCTACAGCGGCATCATCTACAAGGCGCTGCAGATCCCGACCGAAATGTTCACCGTCATGTTCGCCCTGGGCCGTACCTCCGGCTGGGTGTCGCATTGGCTGGAACAGCAGGTCGATCCGGAAATGAAGATCGGCCGTCCGCGCCAGGTCTACACCGGCAGCGACGTGCGCGACTACCAGGGCTGA